The following proteins are co-located in the Castanea sativa cultivar Marrone di Chiusa Pesio chromosome 8, ASM4071231v1 genome:
- the LOC142606210 gene encoding uncharacterized protein LOC142606210, translating into MDKSWMKKQRGSMEYIEGLLNFVEFASEHASDGKIFCPCTKCVNLCLVPPGVAREHLWRKGMLQSYTHWKWHGESADAPTATECGSSHVQDSLEQYGDFRGMLHDLCPTHEMPPEPMQEGERVQQQAQGQPTDGAQKFYNMIDDVDKPLYADAKLPKDHYKAKKIVRDLGLGYEKIHACPNDWMLFWKENVNLEACPCCKVSRWKTNEASVTGNNASSSKGKKKAAKILRWFPLKSKLQRLFLSPDLASSMKWHVNGRTDDEFSFDPRNVRLGLTADGFNPFGILSTTHSTWPVMLVPYNLSPWLCMKWSSLILSLVIPSPKSLGIAIDVYLQPLVEELRELWDVGVEAYDASSKNVFQVHAALMWTIHDFPAYADVSG; encoded by the exons atggataaaagttggatgaAGAAGCAGAGGGGTTCAATGGAATATATTGAAGGTTTACTTAATTTTGTGGAATTTGCATCTGAACATGCAAGTGATGGGAAAATCTTTTGTCCTTGTACCAAATGTGTGAATTTGTGTTTGGTCCCGCCAGGGGTGGCACGTGAACATCTGTGGAGAAAGGGGATGCTTCAAAGTTACACACATTGGAAATGGCATGGGGAATCGGCCGATGCACCAACGGCCACCGAATGTGGGAGTAGTCATGTACAAGACTCCCTAGAACAATATGGTGACTTTCGTGGGATGTTGCATGATTTGTGCCCCACACATGAAATGCCACCCGAACCAATGCAAGAAGGTGAAAGAGTGCAACAACAGGCTCAAGGCCAACCGACTGATGGTGCACAAAAGTTTTACAACATGATAGATGATGTGGACAAACCCTTATATGCTG ACGCTAAGTTGCCAAAGGACCATTATAAGGCTAAGAAGATTGTCcgggatttgggtttgggttatgagaAGATCCATGCTTGTCCCAATGATTGGATgctattttggaaggagaatGTTAACCTCGAGGCGTGTCCTTGTTGCAAAGTTTCAAGGTGGAAAACAAATGAGGCATCCGTTACAGGTAATAATGCATCATCTAGTAAGGGAAAGAAGAAAGCTGCAAAGATCCTACGGTGGTTCCCCTTAAAGTCGAAATTGCAACGACTGTTTTTGTCACCCGACCTAGCTAGTTCTATGAAATGGCATGTTAATGGTCGTACAGATGACGAG TTCTCGTTTGACCCTCGTAATGTCAGACTTGGTCTAACTGCGGATGGATTCAACCCCTTCGGAATTCTGAGTACTACTCATAGCACTTGGCCTGTCATGCTAGTCCCTTACAATCTCTCGCCTTGGCTGTGCATGAAATGGTCATCTTTGATTCTATCACTAGTTATTCCTAGTCCTAAATCGCTAGGGATTGCAATAGATGTGTACTTGCAACCCTTAGTAGAAGAACTGAGGGAATTATGGGATGTTGGAGTAGAAGCGTACGATGCATCTTCAAAAAATGTATTCCAAGTGCATGCAGCATTGATGTGGACCATACATGATTTTCCTGCCTACGCAGATGTGTCGGGTTGA